GAGAAGttggaaagggaaaaaaaagttgaattgTATAGCATTGTCCCAAACATTATACAGAACAATTCAGCAGGATACACACAAGCCAGCCCAGCCATGCTTGTTATGTAATGCATCAATCAAGCTATCTATCTCATTTTACCATCAGCTGTGGGACACTTGGAAAACTTCTTCCGCATTTTACAATTGTACACCTCTTCCATGAAAATGAACCGACTTAATTGATTATTCTCGTGACACTTCTACCTCTCAgcttgaaaaatcaaaattgcaAAAAGAATCAGCTGTAACATATATCATTTTCTATGTCACTCTGATGGCACCAGAAGTAGGGGAAGACAAATTGGCTCCTTGAGAAGGTTGAGGCTGCCCAATTTTAAGCTCTAGAGCATCTTTTTCAGCCGGTGAGCTCATACCGATACGGCCGGCCATAGATGGACTGCTTGGAAGAGACCTTGGTGATGGAATTCCAGAAGGGTGAGAAATAACAGGTGCACAAGTAGCAAAGTTACCATGTGTTTTGATCATATAGTGGTAGCTTGGTCTGGCAAAGTGCATCATTGGGGTGTATGGGACATTTTCAGGAAGTCCCATCTGTCCAAACATTagcaaaatcatcatcataaATGATTCTGGTACTAAAACTTCAAATGGAAGCAAACAACACATAGCCATAAGAAACAGCAACTAAAATCACATAACTTTTCTTTACAATTCGAAAGCTATTATTCAGAACAGTTCCCTTCAAAATGGGAAAAAGAATGTTAATGAATTACCATGTATGAGACGGCAGGGTAATTTGGAACATTACAAGGTGGAGACACCGGAGCAGCTGGGGGGCTATCCAAACATAGATGTGGAAATCGGTTTAGAATCTGAGACGGAACGCTTGCCTgtaagattatcaaaattcatTAATGTAAATCATGTTTATAAGTTAATGTTTTTAAGGTTAACGATATATAAGCTGGTGGATTTACCTTAGGTGGTGAGCTATTAGCTGTATTAATCTTCTGGGGCAGAACTTTAGAGCTGCTACCCTGCACCACAAGCAGCCATTACAAATAGGTTCTAGCCTCATCTTGAAATGAGCTTTGATGACACAATTGATGGGCTTACCTCTGATGAAGTTTCTGTAGCTGTTCTTGTTGGTGAAATTGGAGAATCTTGATGACCCTGATCCTGCAGGTCCATCTAGTATAAGTCATTTATATTAACTAATTAAGATGTTTAGAACTTgaaaccaaaatgaaaatgcataGAGGATTGATCTGtgagaaagagggagagagagagagagaattacaGAGAGTTCTTTAAATTGCATGTCAAAGAGGCTTGATCTGCGTTTTCTCTTATCATATGTAGCCTGCCTGAGGAAATATTTTTGTGCATGACTAGCAACCTGAGTTGGGGTTCTGGTGGTGACAAAATTTCTTGCTATTCCTCTCCAATCTCCTTTCCCAAGCTTCTTCAAACCAGCTAGAAACACCCGGTGCTCTTCCTCGGTCCACGGCCTCCCTGAGGacatatatttattcaaattcaGCCAAAACCAAACCTGAAGAAGAATCTATATGCAAAGctcttatatattttgtaGCCATCAATGTTAATTAAGAAGTTCATTAGCACCCATTAGCAAGGCTCATTAATGATTCTACTTCATTATGGATTGGTTTAAAATTTCACTTAGTTATCATAAGCTCTGAAAACCATTTTGAAGAGCATCGTTATGTCATCTGCTGcagtattaatttaattaacaaCTGCAAGATTTTACAAAGTACTATTATTTTGAACAAAAGTTTATAACAAAGCTTatacaaagaaacaaacattGAAAGAAACATGCATTCTCCAACACATGACACAATTCATCAAACAGCAACAAGAAGAAAGCCTAGACGCATAAATTAATCACTTGAAAATTGATAGAACAAATTggttattaaatatttatcgtatgtacctttttttctctcatggGCGGCTTTGTGTTTCTTGTTGTGAATGAGGCCGTCGGAGAGATAGCCGGCATCGTGATCAATTGTAACAACGTTGTTGTTGTGGTCTGCATTGCCTGCCGCCTGCAGATTGCCCATGCTGTAACTCTTCTTCATCGaatcatcttctttctccatAATGTTTACGCCGAAAAGCTTCAAGCAAACCCCTTTATTTTGCCCATGGCCATGGCCATTGTTGTTGCACGTCCTAGAGTTATGTCCGTTGTGCCCGCAATGCGAACACTTTCTCATTGATTCCTTCACCATGTTTGGTAATATAACAACCCTTTTCGCTTTAATCTATGATCAACACAAATCTTGTAAACGAAAACTATGAAGATGGAAGATGATGGGTTTTCCTTGATATATTGATTTGTGGATTAATTTGTTAGGgatagaagaaagaagagaagaattaACCTTAATTTTTCTGTTTCGTGCAAAGGAAGGTGTTGGAGTATTTATGGGGCTTTTAGTTTCCTTTTCTATAATAAGTCTATAACAATCAAACACACGTACACAAGTTTGTGTAacattttctccttttttccCTTCACCACTATAAGCTcactaaacaaatataaatcttTTTACTAATTGGATTTAGGGAAAGTCATTGAAAGGTTGGGATTGGTTCAGTGGTGAGTCAACCGGATTGTAAGCCGTTGGATTAGAATTGAAACATCTTTGATGCTTTTTTACTGCAATGGATGACTTCCACGTGGCAGTAGTATGCAGTTCTGTGTGAAGCTGGTCTTACGCGATGATATAATGCGTCTCTCTGGAAAGTCGGTACGCGTCCCTGGTCCTAGCTactaattttatctttttacccaaaaataaaaaataaaaagtaaaaaagaagagCACCTTTTTCCAGCTTTTCTGTTGATGCTGGTCAAAATCCAATTTTAGCTCTCTAATTTGGGagatcaaaatattcaaaactcTAATCGGGACAGCTAATCTGGATTTTCAATTCAAGTCTCCCTGTGATTTTGAACAGCCAGGTAAAAGCTTACCTGGTTGCCTCGAGTCGTTGGGACTCAGAGATTCAACCAATTGGACGCCCAGGATTTGTTTATAGTTGATAGACTTCCTAGTTAGGCAAAATCAAATCACGTGGGAAAATTGGAAACAAGATTTGGTATGGTAAATCACCAAGAAAAAAGGTGGTGTGGTGAAATTGAAACACAAGAATGTGCACACTCGATTATCTTTTTTAAGCTCGATAATTATGACTGAATTAATATAGATTTGTTTAGATAAATACTGGTGTCAATGTAGTTAAGACATATTAGACTCCagtttgttcttttcttctttaattagCATCTAGCGATAAGCTTATTTAAGGCTGGCAATTTATTACTTGCATGCCAAGAAAATGACTCATAGGTAACGGTGCCTTGGAACAAACAAACTAGTGTTTGCTAGAAAATCATCACAAGAAGATATCTTTCCTATCAAGTAACTTACTTTCCACAAGAGATGATTTAGGTCGATTTCTAAACTTGATGGAAGAAAGAAAGCCATTTACATCACAATTATCCAAGCTTCACTTAATTGCACATTCAATAAGAGATTAGTTTCAGATTTTCAGGTTTTAATAAGGAATCAATattataattaagaaaattagatttgataataaaaccataattcttttgtgaaattacatgaaattattttttctatctgaaaaataaataacaacttTTTTAGGGGCCTGAAATAGCAAAATTACGAGTGAGGTCAATAGAAGTTAGTTTGGTGGTTTCGTCGTTTTATCAACAAACAATGAAAGAAACGCATGCTTGACGTAGGCAAAgacaaaagagagagagaggtcagCATCATCACATGCAGAAGCTTAAAAACTTTGTCATTATATACGTTCCTTTACTTTACTTATCAATTCACCACGTGTTAATATGGCTTCAGTTTTAACTCTGCTGGCTCTTCTGCTTGATCACTCTATGCTCTTCGACGCTGAGAAAAACAGTGTCGTTTTCTTCTCTATGAACGTGATTCTTGAGGTATAAAAGGGTCCCACTCATCTTCTTGACGTGTACAGGGTCCCACTCATTATCTTGACGCATAAAGGGTCCCACTCCAGCCCCAAAAATAAGTGGTAGGCTCCACCTCTCAACTTCTAGATGTAATCAGAAGCCATATATATTGCTCGAGAGGATGCAACGTATCAGTGAAGACAGCAGGAAGTGTCATCTTTTGACATCTCAGCAAATGAGCAACTAGGACTTGTTTCTTGCTCTCAAATTGTATGTGGTTTCTCCGCATAACCAAAACTTCTAAAATTGTAATAAATTTCCATACACTAATACGCCAACTTATGATTAACTATACCTCTTATAGTTGGATGGGAACGGGATTGGATTGTTTGAGTCTAATTCCATATTGGTTGAATTAAATTGAGAGCCGGCATGGAGTGATTAAAAGTAATTTAATTAACCTCTTCTATTTTATGTGGGATAGTTCGGATAATTTATTCGAAGACAAAGTTATAGAAAGTTACCAAAATGCCCGAGCTCTCGGTTACGAGATTAGGGTTGGGATCCCGTAAAAAGGGTATGTCGTCATTATTACTTACACTATTTAAACTTGTTCAAGTTTGAGTTTTCGATCTATTTAACCTCTCGCAAGATAATGAGTcattttattgcaatttcggAAAATAGCCTCTTGACCTCCTCAACCAAGTTCCATTTCGTCCGACAGTTTTTCATCTCCTCTCCGTGAGTCGAGAACAATGCTCGGTGCATCACCTTCTGCCCTAATCCACAATAATGCTCGGTGCATCACTCTTGGCCCTGATCCACTTCCGAGAAATCGCAATCCGAAGCAAACTAGAGTCCCTCCCTCACAatggtattaattttttttttattgtaattaatATCAATAGAGAATATGTGTATGTTTCTAGTAAGTTTAGGAGTCTTTCCTTCCTAAGATGGTATATTAGCTAGTGACGCTTAAGTCTCGAGTTTTATGCGTAGGAAACTAGACTCGATCTTTTTAATGCTAATTCATATACAAGTTGTTTTCTTTCACTCATGCAACTATTTGATTTGGTCCATCAAATGAACATGTCTACTATCATTTCATTCCAACCGTTTCCTTGAAAGGAAGGAATAATGTTAATGTTTATGCATCAACaaatcacacacacacacacaaatctTCATAAGCATAACAAGAGATTAATTACCAGACATAATCTATCTCTTGCTACCTTCCTAAATCTGTTCCATATTGTTACAGATAATTTCTAGGTCTTTCCAATTAAATGAACAGGTTGCACCGGTCTCCGTATTTTCTTCAAGACTGGACTGGTGGATTGACAAGCTAAGCTAGCTGGAGCGATTTCAGTGCAAATGGTCAAGACAAGTTAGTTTCGTTGATTTGTCTTGTAATTACCAGaccccaccccaccccacTGCAAAGTGAAAAACGCTCGCAAAATTCAAGgacacctctctctctctctctgaaacaAACTCCCCGACTTAAGTCCACACCCTTCAACACGTGCTCCACACAATGCATGTACATGTTTCATCACCCTATAAGCCAGGCCCCTTATTACCTACACGTGTGGCTCGCCATGCAAATTACCCCATCGCCGCCGTTAATTCCCCGCCGTAACACCAAACTACTGCTCACTCCGTTTAAGTTAACGACACTGGGCCCGAGGGGCATATAATTGGAAACTATATTTTAATGTGACATTTGCGGATGCTGCTCCTTTTGACCCAACAACTGCCTCGCTCTGGTTATCACAACCTTCCCCATGGCAAGCAACCCAGCCATGCAAACGCAACTTCTTCCGTCACACCCACTTCTTTGATCAACACCACCCCCACTACACGTCCGTCACCGTTAGATTGAAGGTGGTTAAACCCGGTTGAAAATTTAACCCAAGCAGAGCTCTTGCCACTATAAATACCTCCTCTTCTCCTCACTCTCAACTCACTCCAATATCCATATCCTCTTCTGCTTCATGGATATGTAATGTCTTAAAGTTTTCAAGTTCTTTTGCGTCAGCAACAGAAACACAATGTGGAGAGCCGTGCATCAAGGTTACTATGAGCTGCCCGACCCGTACCTGAGCCAGTACCGGTACCAATACCAGTACCAGTATTATCCGGGTCACCTGAGGGGTCCGGCCCAGTACAACGACCCGATCATGGACAATGCAATCTACGGGTCGGACGAGTTCCGGATGTACGCCTACAAGATCAAGCTGTGCCCCCGCATGCGCAGCCACGACTGGACCGTGTGCCCCTACGCCCACCGTGGCGAGAAGGCGCAGAGGCGAGACCCGCGCCAGTACTCGTATGCCGCAATCGCGTGCCCCGCTTACCGGAACGGGAGGTGCCACAAGGGGGACCTCTGCGACCTCTCGCACGGCGTGTTCGAGTACTGGCTCCACCCAGACAGGTACCGCACCCGCGCATGCAATGGGACTCCGCATTGCATGCGTAGGGTGTGTTTCTTCGCGCACACCCCTGACGAGCTCCGTCCCGAGCCCGAATATTACCCGCGCAAGTTCTATGTGCCGCATCCGTACGATCAGTACCCGCGCCGCCCGTACCGTCCGCATAACTGTGCGTACCGGGCGGTCCAGGTGGGAAGGGGGATGTACGGCGGCGGACATCGAGGCGGCAGGTCAGCGACCGTGGAGGAGTATGAGATGATactgaagaacaagaagattATGGACGAGTCTTTTGAAAAGGTGGAGAGTTTCCTGAACAGTCTGAGGTCCTTGACGCTGAGTGATGAGCCTTTCGAATTCGAAGACGAGATTGAGGCGATGGATAGTTATGAGATGGTGGAGGCAGCACCATCGGTTTCGGAGCTGCCGGAGTTCGACTGGGTTACAGAGCTGTTGCAGTAAATAATTCTCTCattagagagagaaggagattATCATTATGGGAGTCGCTGTGTGAAGAAGATTAGTGTCTGTATGTATTTTCAGTTTGCTGTGTTTGAATTTCAGTGTATGTACgagtcgtcgtcgtcgtctaGTGGTCAACCAGTGCCGTGTGTTGTAGTAATATTGTGGGTTTGAAGCTATGTATGTGTAATGTAATGAAATAAAGAACATGTAAATCATGTTCAGCTGAATCCCTTGTAAATGTGGACTTTAGTCCCTCTTATCTTATGTAAAGAAGGTTCAGCTCaatcaataaattaataataatgttCTTGTTTAAATATTATGTTCTCCTTCCTTAATTTCCTCCACTTTCATTCATTATTTCAAGCTCATttaaacataattaatttttttttaaatacaaggaATCAAACAAGATCTTGGGTGCAAGTGTGAATGTCACTCAATAAATCCCTTACCAACACGAAATAAATAAgaactttgttttctttttaagtggAGTGACCAATTATGGTTAAAATGTTCTTGCTAACTTTTTGAACAAACAAGCCATAGTATTTTATTGTATTAATTGAAAACGTATATGGAGAGCCATAgtattttattgtatttattgTAGCAATACGACGAATATGGATAAAGCATCCC
The Prunus dulcis chromosome 2, ALMONDv2, whole genome shotgun sequence DNA segment above includes these coding regions:
- the LOC117619564 gene encoding probable transcription factor At5g61620 isoform X2, producing the protein MVKESMRKCSHCGHNGHNSRTCNNNGHGHGQNKGVCLKLFGVNIMEKEDDSMKKSYSMGNLQAAGNADHNNNVVTIDHDAGYLSDGLIHNKKHKAAHERKKGRPWTEEEHRVFLAGLKKLGKGDWRGIARNFVTTRTPTQVASHAQKYFLRQATYDKRKRRSSLFDMQFKELSDQGHQDSPISPTRTATETSSEGSSSKVLPQKINTANSSPPKASVPSQILNRFPHLCLDSPPAAPVSPPCNVPNYPAVSYMMGLPENVPYTPMMHFARPSYHYMIKTHGNFATCAPVISHPSGIPSPRSLPSSPSMAGRIGMSSPAEKDALELKIGQPQPSQGANLSSPTSGAIRVT
- the LOC117619564 gene encoding probable transcription factor At5g61620 isoform X1, producing the protein MVKESMRKCSHCGHNGHNSRTCNNNGHGHGQNKGVCLKLFGVNIMEKEDDSMKKSYSMGNLQAAGNADHNNNVVTIDHDAGYLSDGLIHNKKHKAAHERKKGRPWTEEEHRVFLAGLKKLGKGDWRGIARNFVTTRTPTQVASHAQKYFLRQATYDKRKRRSSLFDMQFKELSMDLQDQGHQDSPISPTRTATETSSEGSSSKVLPQKINTANSSPPKASVPSQILNRFPHLCLDSPPAAPVSPPCNVPNYPAVSYMMGLPENVPYTPMMHFARPSYHYMIKTHGNFATCAPVISHPSGIPSPRSLPSSPSMAGRIGMSSPAEKDALELKIGQPQPSQGANLSSPTSGAIRVT
- the LOC117620114 gene encoding zinc finger CCCH domain-containing protein 54 — encoded protein: MWRAVHQGYYELPDPYLSQYRYQYQYQYYPGHLRGPAQYNDPIMDNAIYGSDEFRMYAYKIKLCPRMRSHDWTVCPYAHRGEKAQRRDPRQYSYAAIACPAYRNGRCHKGDLCDLSHGVFEYWLHPDRYRTRACNGTPHCMRRVCFFAHTPDELRPEPEYYPRKFYVPHPYDQYPRRPYRPHNCAYRAVQVGRGMYGGGHRGGRSATVEEYEMILKNKKIMDESFEKVESFLNSLRSLTLSDEPFEFEDEIEAMDSYEMVEAAPSVSELPEFDWVTELLQ